Sequence from the Deltaproteobacteria bacterium genome:
GACGCTTCGGCGCCGTGCAGATCGTGTGCAACAACGCCGGCGTCGCCACCCTGGGCGAGACCGCCGCTTCGACACACGCCGACTGGCAGTACACCATGAACGTCAACTTCTGGGGCGTCGTGCACGGCGTCGAGACCTTCGTGCCTCGCCTCCTCGCGCGCGGCGCGGGCGGGCACGTCGTCAACACCGCCTCGATGGCGGGGCTGGTCGGGATGCGCTGGCTCGGCGTCTACTGCGCCTCCAAGTTCGCGGTGGTCGGGCTCACCGAGGCCCTGCATCGCGAGCTCGTCGAGCACGGCATCGGGGTGAGCGTTCTCTGCCCGATGGTCGTCGAGACCAACATCAACGAGAACTCGATCCGCAACCGGCCCGCGCCGTTGCGTAACCCGGGCGACCCCGCCGTCCCCGCCGGCGCCGTCATGGCGGGCAGCGTCATCGGCCCCGACGAGGTCGCCCGCCGCGTCGTGCGCGGCATCGAGCGCAAGGACCTCTATATCTTCACTCACCCCGAGCAGCGCGCCATCCTCCAGCGCCGCGCCGCGCGGCAGGACCGGATGTTCGAGCCCGATCGCTGGTAGCGCGCCCCGGAGCGCGCTAAAGGGAGCGCGTGGTCGCCGCCGGCGCGCTGATCTCCGGGACGGGCACCAACCTGCAGGCGATCGTCGACCGCATCGCGGCCGGCCGGCTCGACTGCGCGCTCCGCCTGGTCGTCTCGAACCGCGCCGGCGCCGAGGGCCTCGGGCGCGCCGAGGCGGCCGGCATCCCGACCCGCGTCATCGACCACAAGGGTTTCGCGTGCCGCGAGGACTTCGACCGCGCCGTAGTCGCTGCGCTCCGCGAGGCGGGCGTCGAGCTGGTGCTGCTGGCCGGCTTCGACCGCCTCGTCACCCCCGTCTTCCTCGCCGCCTTCCCGCTCCGCATCATGAACATCCACCCGGCGCTGCTGCCCGCGTTCAAGGGGCTCGATGCCCAGCGCCAAGCCCTCGCGTACGGGGTCAGGATCGCCGGCGCCACGGTCCACTTCGTGGACGAGCACACCGACCACGGCCCGATCATCGTGCAGGGCGCGGTCGCGATCAGCCCCGAGGACAGCGAGGACGAGGTCCGCCGCCGCATCCTCGCCGTGGAGCATGACATCTATCCCCTCGCGATCCAGCTCTTCGCCGAGGGGCGCCTCACGGTCGAAGGGCGGCGGGTGATCGTGCGCGGCCCCCGTCCACGGCTCCCCCCGCCCCTCGTCCACTGGTAACCCCCTGCGCGGGGAGGCGACCCCCGCGAGGGGGCTTTCGATTGAGTTCTAATGAGTTTCTGTTACACGGCAGCAGGAAGCAGCGGATGGGGCAAGCTGGCGGAGGGAGGGACGGACGGAGAGCCAGACACCTGCTGGCACCATCGGGACCGATGAGTCCGGCAAGGGCGACTACTTCGGCCCCCTCGTGGTAGCGGGCGTGTGCGTTCCCGCCGGCGGCCGGGAGGTTCTCGCGGGGCTCGGCGTGCGGGACAGCAAGACGCTGTCCGACGCGCAGGCCGAGCGCCTGGCCCGTGCCGTCCGGGAAGCTTACCCCACCGCCGTGGTGGCGATCGGGCCCGAGCGCTACAACGCGCTCTACGCGAAGATGGGCAATCTGAACCGGCTGCTCGCGTGGGCGCACGCGCGCGTCATCGAGAACCTGCTCGAGCAGACCCCGGGGTGCCAGGAGGCGGTCTCCGACCAGTTCGGGGACGCGCGCCTCCTCGAGCGCGCGCTCCTCGAGCGCGGCCGCCGCATCAGCCTGACCCAGCGCCCCCGCGCCGAGTCGGATCCGGTCGTGGCCGCCGCCTCGATCGTGGCGCGCGCCGAGTTCCTGCGCCGGCTCGCCGCGCTCGCCCGGCGCTTCGCCACCCCGCTCCCGAAGGGCGCCGGACCGCCCGTACTCGCCGCCGGCCGGGCCTTCGTCGCCCGCCACGGCGCCCGGGCGCTCGCCCAGGTAGCGAAGCTCCACTTCCGCACCACCCAGCAGGTGACGGGGGCGGGGGCCTGATGGACGTCGCCGCCGTCCTCGCCGAAGTCCGCGCGCTCGCCCACCGCGGCGAGATGCACACGATCGTCGAGCGCTACGGGGCGATCGACGACACCCCCGCGAGCGAGACCTGGAACTCGACCGAGCTCCTCTACGAGATCGGCCGCGCCTTCGGCATGCTCGGGAACGAGGAGAAGGTCGAGCGCTACCTGCTGCGCTGCGCCGAGCTCGCCCCGCGGCGCGCCGCCGTGTTCCACTGCGCCATCGGCTGGTACTTTCAGCGCAAGAAGAAGTGGACGAAGGCGCTGCGCTGGTACGACCGCGCCCTCTCCTCCTTTCCGACCTACCACCTCTGCCTCTTCCGCCGCGGCTACTGCCTCGAGAAGGTGCACCGCCCGCGCGAGGCGGTGGAGGCGCTCGCCCGCGCGCGCAAGATCTGGGAGGAGGCGCCGAGCGAGCAGCGCCAGCGCGGCCGCGGCGTGCAGGTGCAGGTACTCTTCCACCTCTCGCGCGGGCTGCGCGACCTCGGCGACTACGAGGGCGCGGCCGAGGCGCTCGATCAGTGCTGCGCGCTCGACCGCGGCAGCGACCCGCCCACCATCCGGGACGAGCACACGCTCGCCTGCCGCGGCGAGCTGCACCTGCGGCGCGGCGACCTGGACGCCGCCCTCACCGCCCTCACCGCGGCGCGCGACCTCGATCCCGGATCGAGCTACCTCTGGGAGCGCCTCGGCCGAGCCTACGAGCTGCGCGGCGAGCTCGAGGCCGCCGAGGCTTCCTACCACCACGCCACCCTCCTCCCGCGCGGCGCGTTCGCCTTCCTCGCCCTCGGCCGCTTCCACCTCCACGCCACGAGCCGGCTCCCCGAGGCGGCGTGCGCGCTGGTCGAGGCGCTGCGGCGCCTGCCCGGCGCCGAGCCCCTGATCCACCTCGAGCTGGCGCGCCTGCACCTCGCCTGCGACCGGCCGCACGCCGCCCTCGCGCACGCGCAGCGGGCGCTCGCCTGCCGGCACGAGGGCGGCTTCCCGGAGGGGCTCCGCCTGGCCGCCGCGCTGGCCGAGCGGCTCGGGCGGCCCGACGACGCCGCCCGCTACCTGGAGCAGCTCGGGCGCCTGGTCCCCGACGACGCGGCCCT
This genomic interval carries:
- a CDS encoding phosphoribosylglycinamide formyltransferase, which translates into the protein MVAAGALISGTGTNLQAIVDRIAAGRLDCALRLVVSNRAGAEGLGRAEAAGIPTRVIDHKGFACREDFDRAVVAALREAGVELVLLAGFDRLVTPVFLAAFPLRIMNIHPALLPAFKGLDAQRQALAYGVRIAGATVHFVDEHTDHGPIIVQGAVAISPEDSEDEVRRRILAVEHDIYPLAIQLFAEGRLTVEGRRVIVRGPRPRLPPPLVHW
- a CDS encoding tetratricopeptide repeat protein, yielding MDVAAVLAEVRALAHRGEMHTIVERYGAIDDTPASETWNSTELLYEIGRAFGMLGNEEKVERYLLRCAELAPRRAAVFHCAIGWYFQRKKKWTKALRWYDRALSSFPTYHLCLFRRGYCLEKVHRPREAVEALARARKIWEEAPSEQRQRGRGVQVQVLFHLSRGLRDLGDYEGAAEALDQCCALDRGSDPPTIRDEHTLACRGELHLRRGDLDAALTALTAARDLDPGSSYLWERLGRAYELRGELEAAEASYHHATLLPRGAFAFLALGRFHLHATSRLPEAACALVEALRRLPGAEPLIHLELARLHLACDRPHAALAHAQRALACRHEGGFPEGLRLAAALAERLGRPDDAARYLEQLGRLVPDDAALAAQRASRAASPAPGATVAPDLPLPPELAVLDEVACDRPGEERLVGVVDRFFTEKGFGFLHYDDGRSIFFHVTQCEEGAEGIAPGTRLSFRVGHNPKKGKTQAEALRRVD
- the rnhC gene encoding ribonuclease HIII; the encoded protein is MGTDESGKGDYFGPLVVAGVCVPAGGREVLAGLGVRDSKTLSDAQAERLARAVREAYPTAVVAIGPERYNALYAKMGNLNRLLAWAHARVIENLLEQTPGCQEAVSDQFGDARLLERALLERGRRISLTQRPRAESDPVVAAASIVARAEFLRRLAALARRFATPLPKGAGPPVLAAGRAFVARHGARALAQVAKLHFRTTQQVTGAGA
- a CDS encoding SDR family NAD(P)-dependent oxidoreductase is translated as MDDFQGRVAVITGGGGGIGAAMARAFAARGARIVLADLDRAAMEGVAAELGGRGAEVLAVPTDVTALESVRALADAAERRFGAVQIVCNNAGVATLGETAASTHADWQYTMNVNFWGVVHGVETFVPRLLARGAGGHVVNTASMAGLVGMRWLGVYCASKFAVVGLTEALHRELVEHGIGVSVLCPMVVETNINENSIRNRPAPLRNPGDPAVPAGAVMAGSVIGPDEVARRVVRGIERKDLYIFTHPEQRAILQRRAARQDRMFEPDRW